DNA sequence from the Peromyscus eremicus chromosome 7, PerEre_H2_v1, whole genome shotgun sequence genome:
aagtgagttccaggaaaggcgcaaagctacacagagaaaccctgtctcgaaaaaccaaaaaaaaaaaaaaaaaaccaaaaaaaacaaaaaaaaaccctcatagaGGGAGCCTGGGAGAGGGCTCAGGATGTAAAGTGCTGGCTGTGTGGGCATGAACACCATGTAGACACCGTATCAGTATCCTGGTGGGGCTGTGATGATCATGAGCCCATCActcatcattttgtttttaaataaaaaagcttgggacacatgaaaaaaaaaaaaaaaaaaaaaaaaaaggatccccAGAAGCTCTCGggccagccagtctggcctacatagcaGTGAACAACGTGAGTGAGATGGAAGCTGGGGGTGCCACGGTCCcacctgcacacacccacacacataaagattgttaaaaattaaaacagaaatcagggccagtgagatggctgaggGTTCCTGCCACTAACCCTGAAGACCTTTCATCCTgggaacccacacggtggaagagaACTGCATCCcatcccacaagttatcctctgaacacatgcacactgtgTCATGggagtacatacacacacaccaactaaataaatgtgataaacCTCTCATTGAGGGCTAGGGATGTGGCAGTTTGTAGCATGCTTAACATGTACAAAACCCTGAGTTTGAGCCACAGCCCTGCATTAACTTGGCATGCTAGCATAAGCCATCCTCAGAGTTCCAGACAAGTGTAAAATGTCCGGGGCCCTATCAAAAAAATTCTGAGTCCCGAGTCTGTGGCCCATATATAACACATTTCCATATTCAAGCATGCAGAGACTGTAAACAAACAGATGTCCCTTTCCATCTGTGGACTGTCCTTTGGTGACATCAGCGAATATTCACACCAACACATTGCAATGATCACAAGGACTCATAATACTTTTGCAGGTGGGCAAGCTGAGGTTAGGAgtctggtttttattatttattttaagacaggggcTCACGTAGCTCAGGATGGCCGAAAACTTcaatatgtagctaaggatgacctacattatttttttaagatttacttttacgtgtgtgtgtgtgtgagcgcgcaCGGcggtgcatgtatatatgtgtgcctcGTGCccgcggaggccagaagagggcgtcgggTTCGCTGAAACGGGAGTTATGGACGACTGTCAGTCACCTTGTGGGTGGTGGAAACTGAACCCGGGTCTTTTGGAATAACGGCTGAGCCGTCCTCTCCAGCTCCGACCTAGAGCCGGGGGTCTCCGGGGAGCGCGTTCGCACCCGCGACCTTCCTTTTCATCTGATCTGATCACGCGGCTTCCGGCAGCAGACGCCAagcaccatttcctccccatTCCGTGTTTTGACCGCGAGGGAAGCTGTGAACTATAGCCAATCAGGCGTCGGTGTGGGCGGGCCCGGCGTGAGAACGCACCCCTGATTGGTTGGCGGTGCTTGGCAAATGGCGGAGGCGCTGAGGCGGGTGCTGAACGCGGGCCGCGCGGCCGGGCCCGGGGGCGACGGAGCTGCCGGGCCGCCACTGCTGCTGCTAGGCGCTCCGCGGTCCGCGCAGACGTCGCTGCTGTTTGCGGCGGCCCTGGAGGCGGCGGGGGAAGGCCGCGGGCCTGTGCTCTTCCTGACACGAAGGCCGCTTCAGAGCCTGCCGCTCAACACACCCGCGGCGCGGGACCACTGGCGGCTGCAGGTAACCGGGTGCCACCCAATGGCAGGGTAGGCTGCGCATGAGTGACAGGTCGGCAGGCCAATGGCACATCACAAAGCCTAGTGGACGCGGTGGATGGAGGAGGCGGAGTAGTTACGTGGGGTTTAGTTAAGATTGAATGAAAGACCATCCTATGATCGGTCGGCGTTAGCGAGCGTGGGCGCCCAGGAGGTGGGGTCAGGGTGGAAACCTGGGTCTAAAGTGGAGTTGGTTTCTCGTGGGagcacgcgcgcacgcacgcacgcatgcacgcccagtctctcccttttcctctcccctccccctcccctccctcccttcctccctctctgtctctgtctctctctttccctccccttcctcccttctctccctctctctctcttcccctcccccccctctctctctccctctctctggctagtgacttttcctgggttacatgagaccctgtatcaaagaaaaaaagaatctttccTTAAATAGTTCTTGGGCAGTGATACATGCTGCAAAAGGGCAGgtgagaaagaagggcagagaacATGTGAGCCGGCGCTTCACCCTGGAACTTTCTGCATGGGCCGGGAGAGCCTGGGCTGGGAAAGTATGCTGGAGTCACGGCCCCCATAGTAGGGAGCGTTGGCCTCCTATATCCAATCTTGCCTTCTCCTGTCTTCTAGAAGGTTCGATTCCAGTACCCATCCTCAGTTCCAGAGCTTCTCCAGCTGCTAGCCTCTGCCCACGAGGCCCCAGGGCCTGTGCCATCCCTTCTGCTGCTGGACGGCCTGGAAGAATACCTAGCAGAGGATTCGGGGGCCCAGGAGGCCGCCTACGTGGCTGCATTGCTTCTGGATACTGCTGCCTACTTCAGCCGCCGCCTGGGAGCCAGTGGTAGCTGTGGGCTTGTGGTGGCCCTTGAGACCCCCAAAGAAGGAGACGGTGATGCCCCACATCTGACATTGCTTCAGCGGTATTTTCCTGCACAGTGCTGGCTGCAGCCGGATGCCCTCGGCTTGGGACGGCAGCACTGCCTGCGAGCCAGCCTGGAGTCGGGCCAGCTGAGCCCCAGGATGGAGTGGTCAGTGACCTTCTTACCCAATGGAGAGATGACAGTCACCACCTGGCCTACACAGCCTTCTAAGCCCGGCCCAGATAAAAAAGGTCCAAGTGCTGGAAGCCAGTCATTAACTTTGGTGTGCGACAACCTCTCTGGTCCTCAGTGTTCCTTGGATAGCATACTTACTTCAGGGACAGGCGCAGATTCAAAGACCTGAAaagtgtagttttttttctttgtaaactaGCGTTGTTGGGGGCTGGCAaggtgactcagtagttaaggggTCTTGCCAACAAGCATGATGTCCTGGCTTTGATTCCCGGGATCCACCTGGTAGAAATCTAGacctgactcttgcaagttgtcctctgacctccacgtttGGGTAGAGGCACACACATGCCCTCCatgctaataataataaataataaaacctttaaaataaataaatatggttaTCGGAGGCTTTCTTTGCCCACTGGCCATGAGATTCAGCCATGTTTCctagttcatttctttttaccTGTTTCATTCTTTTCCCAGATAAGATCTCGTATAACTCAGGCTAGTCTCAGACTAAATACCTagctgaggctgtccttgaactcctgatatctTGAGGGAAGGGCCTATGGAGTGTGCTCCCATACTTGGTTCCTCTTGCCCATGTGAGCCTGTATCCCAGTTACCTCAGCTTATATAAAGTCATTAAACTGAGTTTGAGCATGGTGGTATGGTAAGCCCAGCTTTGGGGCGTAGAGGTAGGAGGTCACAGTGCAAGGTTGTCTTGGCTACAGAAGGTGTTGGAAGCCACTCTGGCCTAcactagaccctgtctcagaaaaccaaaatgggccaggcctttaatcctagcacaggggcaggcagatctgtctgtatgtgtttaaggccagcctggtctctatggaatgttccaggccaaccagggctacatagtgaaactgtctcaaaggcaaacaaaaaaactagggagctggagagaaggctccgtGGTTAAGCATTCTCCCACAGGACCAGggatcggttcccagcatccatgtcatcACAACCATTTGccactgcagctccaggggatctgatgccctcctttCAGCCTCTGGGCACTAGACATGAAGTGAGCATACGTACGTGTGAGCAGAACACTCTTACACGTGAAATGAAAgtccataaatttttttttgttttttgttttttttcaagacagggtttctttatagtttgggagcctgtcctggatctcactctgtagaccaggctagcctcgaactcaagagatctgcctggctctgcctctcgagtgctgggattaaaggtgtgtgccaccaccgcccagcctaggtacataaatcttaaaattatatatatatatatgtcttggAGGTAAGCTCAAGCCCCAGGGTGTAGTAATAATTCCTTAAGCTCAGAAGTCAACATCTCAGAggcctcaggaagtccctgaaactctcAGACAAGCTGAGCTGCTTGGAACGGACGCTCTCCACCTGTGCAGCTGTCTGCAGGCTGTGCAGCGTGCTCAGGTTCCCAGCTTGGTGAGCTGCCGCCGTGCTGGTGATGCAGCTGAATCATTTccactcctgtaagtgacccctcacccatattcctgtgcATAACTCCAGTGAAACCCACTGGTTCGCCAGATTGGACTTTGGTGGCGTgtgtactttggtctgtcgtaGGCTttctatctggggtgagtagacattgaTTCGTGTCCCCAGGAGCAGCGTCACAGAAGTGGGTGAGGCACTGGATTTCAGGCGGCTCGTGTTGAAACGTACCCTGACCACTGTGGTCCCTCTTCACGTTGCCAGATCCAAAATCTCAATCTTAGCTCAAAGACTTCAGCTGTCTTCCCATGGTCTAGATCCAGGGAAAGATGGGATTTGAGGGTGTTTACAGAGGCCGTGGTAGAGGGCAGAGTGCCTGCCTACCATGTATGAAGCTCAGTCCGCAGCACCGCATTAGCTCCACATGGTGGAACAagtctgcagtcccagcacttgtgaggtagaggcaggagcatcagctACCATGTCTCAAACGACTAAAATATGTGCTAGCCAGAGAACTCTGAGAGTAAAAGCATTTCCCACGCAAGCCTGGAACTCACGTAAGAAACGAACAAAAAACCAGGTTGTGGTGTGAGGTCTGATCCAGCAATCCAGAGGCAAGATGGGGGCAGAGATGAGAGAAGCAACCAGAAGCATAGACAGCAGGAACAAGGCACCCCACCTCAAGG
Encoded proteins:
- the Swsap1 gene encoding ATPase SWSAP1 isoform X2 — encoded protein: MRPCIKEKKNLSLNSSWAVIHAAKGQKVRFQYPSSVPELLQLLASAHEAPGPVPSLLLLDGLEEYLAEDSGAQEAAYVAALLLDTAAYFSRRLGASGSCGLVVALETPKEGDGDAPHLTLLQRYFPAQCWLQPDALGLGRQHCLRASLESGQLSPRMEWSVTFLPNGEMTVTTWPTQPSKPGPDKKGPSAGSQSLTLVCDNLSGPQCSLDSILTSGTGADSKT
- the Swsap1 gene encoding ATPase SWSAP1 isoform X1 → MAEALRRVLNAGRAAGPGGDGAAGPPLLLLGAPRSAQTSLLFAAALEAAGEGRGPVLFLTRRPLQSLPLNTPAARDHWRLQKVRFQYPSSVPELLQLLASAHEAPGPVPSLLLLDGLEEYLAEDSGAQEAAYVAALLLDTAAYFSRRLGASGSCGLVVALETPKEGDGDAPHLTLLQRYFPAQCWLQPDALGLGRQHCLRASLESGQLSPRMEWSVTFLPNGEMTVTTWPTQPSKPGPDKKGPSAGSQSLTLVCDNLSGPQCSLDSILTSGTGADSKT